The following is a genomic window from Pedobacter sp. KBS0701.
CGCGTTCCTGGGCAAGTTTAAATAAGGTATCAATGGCTTTACGCCCTTCTTCGCCAAGGTTTATACTATATTTATTCACATATAATTCGATGTGTTTGTACATCACACTTTCTTCCATGGCCTGGGCATGCTGGCGGATAAAATCGATACCCGATTGTGGATGTGCAAAGGCAAACTCTACAGATTGGCGGATTAAACGGTTCACCTTTAACTGCACCTCCCGATCTAAATTACGGTTAATTACGATTCCGCCTAATGGAATGGCGCAACCGGTTAGTTTTTCCCAATAATCGCCTAAATCAACAATTTTGGTTAATCCCTTATCCTGGTAGGTAAACCTGTTTTCATGGATAATCAATCCTAAATCAATCTGCCCGTTAAGCAAAGCCGATTCAATTTCCGAAAAAACAAGTTCCTGTTTGTTTTGTAAATGGGGGTAAGCAATTCCCAGCAAGAAATTCGCAGTTGTATACTTTCCTGGTATGCCAACCCTCAGTTTTGAATCTGGTGTTTGGAGTTCAGCATCTTTTTCTCGATTAAAATCCTTATTACTGATCAATAGTGGACCTACGCCGAATCCGAGGGCACTCCCAGCATCCAATAATGCGTATTGGTTAGCTACGTAGGCAAATGCATGAAAACTTAACTTGGTAATGTCTAATTCGCCCTTGAGTGCCTTTTGGTTTAAGGTTTCAACATCATCGTAAGAAACCTCAAATTCTAATCCTTCCGTATCAATTTTATGGTGAATGAGCGCATCGAAAATAAATGTATCGTTAGGGCAGGGAGAAAATCCAAGTGTAAGTTTCATCTATTTATTTTTTTGTTTTCAGTTGTTAGATGGAGCCTTTGACAATTAAATTAATTATTTTAATTGTGTCGGGTTCATAAATCAAAATTAACTACTGTGGTAAACTAATTAGTCATAATCAGTTCATTTCTCCAACAAAAGCAATGGCCCAGTCGTTCAGGTTTTTAATGGCCAAACCAATTTTCCAGTTGTCTTTATTTCTCGGTTCTACATAATTAGATATACTTCTAATCTGTAAACAATCTATATTTAACTGTTTGCAGGCATAAAAAACAGCAGCTCCCTCCATGCTTTCGGTAATTGGATTTAACCTCTCAATTAAATTTTTGATGCTTTTTTCGCTCCCCGTCACACAGTTCACAGTTATACCTTTTGCTATAGGTAGAGTAACGCTTTTTTGTGTTTTCGAGATGTAGTGGTTCTCCCCAAAACCTAAGTCACTTATGGTTAAAAATTCGTCGCCATTTTCAGCGCCCAGTTCAGCAAAAGTATCTTCGGTAATATTTAACACCGTACCTAAAGCCAAATTCCGATCGAAGCTTCCGGCAATGCCGAAATTTACCACAAGGCTATATTTAGATGAGAGATGTTTGCCCAGGGCAAAGGCTGTTGACACCATCCCAACTCCGGTAATCAGCAAATCGAAATTTTTGCTTTCTACAAAATCTCCGTCTGGTAAATTAAAGTGCTGGTAAAAGAAGGTAAGTTCGGCTTTTGTGGCAGCAACAATTAAAGTTTTCATGATGTAAAGTTAGCAGATTGTTTTCTTTTAGCTTTGGTCTTTAGTCTTTAAGCTTAAACCTTTATCCGTATATTTGCATTTTATTTTACAATAATGATTTACATAACAAGAAAAGCATCATTTAATGCGGCGCACAAATTGGCTCGTACCGATTGGGATGATGATAAAAATAGTGAAGTTTATGGTAAATGCGCCAACCCAAACTGGCATGGCCATAACTATTGGCTGTATGTTACAGTAAAAGGTGAAGTGAATCCGGAAACAGGTTTTCTGGTTGATCTGAAATGGCTTAAAGAGGTAATGAACGACTATGTAGTAGATAAAGTTGATCATAAAAACTTAAACCTCGACGTTGATTTTATGAAAGGCAAACTGGCTTCTACAGAAAATCTGGCCATCGAAATCTGGAAGCAGTTAGAAGCACCAATCGCAGAAAGCGGTGCTGTTTTGCATTGCGTAAAAATATACGAAACCGAAAATAATTTTGTTGAATACTTTGGTTAAAAACCTGAATTAATGAGCAATAAAGACGTATTGAAAGGCGAATCGAGAGACGGTTATGTAAAAATAGACCGTTACAATGAAGATAAAATTAAAGCTGTAGCTACACATTATAAAGATATTCTTGGCCAGTTGGGCGAAAATCCGGAGCGGGAAGGTTTACTAAAAACACCTGAACGCGTAGCTAAAGCGCTGCAATATTTAACACATGGCTACGATTTAAAGCCTGATGAAATCCTTAGATCAGCCATGTTTGAAGAGGATTACAGCCAAATGGTGGTGGTTAAAGATATTGAAGTATATTCGATGTGCGAACACCACATGCTGCCATTCTTCGGCAAAGCACATATTGCCTATATTCCTAACGGACACATTGTGGGCTTAAGTAAAATTCCTCGTGTGGTTGACGCTTTTGCCCGCCGTTTACAGGTACAGGAACGTTTAACGAACGAGATTAGAGATTGTATCCAAAATACCCTTAGCCCTATGGGCGTTGCGGTGGTGATTGAGTGCAGGCACTTATGTATGTCTATGCGTGGTGTACAAAAGCAAAACTCGGTGACAACAACATCTGCCTTTACAGGAACCTTTTTAAGTAACGATAAAACAAGATCTGAGTTTTTAAGGTTAATTACTGCAAGTTTAGATTAATTGGTATCGGATATTCAGTATCAGGTAGGAAGAAGAAGTTTCAGGTAAAATAGTATTAAGTAGAAAGTATCAGGATGGGCTAGATCAAAACGCTAAGCGCCAAACACGATACGCCAAACTAATTATAATGAGAGCATATATTTTTCCCGGACAGGGAGCACAGTTTGTAGGCATGGGTAAAGATCTTTACGAAAACCCAAAGGCAGCAGCATTATTTGAACAGGCTAATGAAATTATCGGTTTCCGCATTAGCGATATTATGTTTAGCGGAACAGATGAAGAACTTAAGCAAACCAATGTAACCCAACCAGCAATCTTTTTGCATTCGGTTATATTGGCCAAAGTGTTAGGCGATGATTTTAAACCAGATATGGTTGCTGGTCACTCTTTAGGTGAATTTTCTGCTTTAGTAGCTGCAAATGCATTGAGCTTTGAAGATGGATTAAAACTGGTTATTGCTCGCGCAAATGCTATGCAAAAAGCATGCGAGGCACAGCCATCAACCATGGCGGCTATTTTAGGTTTAGCTGATGATGTGGTTGAAAAAATCTGTGCCGAAATTGATGCTGTAGTGGTTCCTGCAAATTACAACTGCCCCGGGCAATTGGTAATATCGGGCAGCATAGAAGGTATTGATCTTGCTTGTGCCAAATTAACTGAAGCTGGAGCAAAAAGGGCATTAAAATTAAATGTAGGGGGTGCATTTCATTCTCCGTTAATGGAACCGGCAAAAATTGAATTACAGGCTGCTATTGAAGCCACCAATATTGCATCACCAATTTGCCCCGTTTATCAAAATGTTGATGCTAAGCCATATACAGATCCAACTGAGATAAAGGCTAATTTAATTAAACAATTAACCGGTGCTGTGCGTTGGACACAGACAGTAGGTAACGTGCTTGCCGATGGCGCAACTGAATTTGTAGAGGTTGGTCCGGGCAATGTATTGCAGGGATTGGTTAAAAAAGTAAGCCGCGAAGTACAGACAAGTAGTGCTGCAATAGCTTAATTTATTCGAATAGAATATTTAACGCCATAAACTCAACTGTTTATGGCGTTGTTTTTTATCAATATTTAATATCTTTATCCGTAGATGAAAATGAGCTTTGGTGTAAAAATAAGATTTCTATTGCTTGTTTTGGGCTGTTGCCTCATTGCGACTTCTATTTCGCTAAGCAGGTTTACCACCAGGGGTGAACTGTTAGAGCACGATGCAGAAGAAATTCAGCAGAAAATTTTACTCAAGGAAAAAGCCGTTCAAACATTTCTGGCCAATAAGCAGGAAGTAGCCAAAGCCAAACAATTTCATCTGAATCCTAAAAATGCGATTGATTTTATTACATCTTATCGCGAGAATAATGGAATAAATCTGTTAACCTTTCAAAATAATCAGCTTAAGTTTTGGAGTACTTATAAGGTTTCTGAAATAGATCCAACTACCATAAAAGAAGGTAGTTCGGTACTGTTTTTTTACAACGGCTGGTACGAAGTAATTAAAAGTACCCAGGGCAATTTTTGTCTTGTTTTTCTAATCAATATTCAATCTCAATATACCTTTAAAGAAACAAAGTATTTTAAGAATGATATTGATCCTATTTTATCCAAAACAAAAATACTAACCTTTGCCTCTTTTACAGATAAGGACGTTTATGTAATAAAAAACCTCGAAAATAAATTTTTATTCGGGCTAAAAGTAAAACCTGGAGATGCAGACACCCATTATTCGGGTACACAATTATGGTTGTTTATCGCAGGTATGTTATGCAT
Proteins encoded in this region:
- a CDS encoding menaquinone biosynthesis family protein, encoding MKLTLGFSPCPNDTFIFDALIHHKIDTEGLEFEVSYDDVETLNQKALKGELDITKLSFHAFAYVANQYALLDAGSALGFGVGPLLISNKDFNREKDAELQTPDSKLRVGIPGKYTTANFLLGIAYPHLQNKQELVFSEIESALLNGQIDLGLIIHENRFTYQDKGLTKIVDLGDYWEKLTGCAIPLGGIVINRNLDREVQLKVNRLIRQSVEFAFAHPQSGIDFIRQHAQAMEESVMYKHIELYVNKYSINLGEEGRKAIDTLFKLAQERGIIPAIQENLYI
- the mqnB gene encoding futalosine hydrolase, yielding MKTLIVAATKAELTFFYQHFNLPDGDFVESKNFDLLITGVGMVSTAFALGKHLSSKYSLVVNFGIAGSFDRNLALGTVLNITEDTFAELGAENGDEFLTISDLGFGENHYISKTQKSVTLPIAKGITVNCVTGSEKSIKNLIERLNPITESMEGAAVFYACKQLNIDCLQIRSISNYVEPRNKDNWKIGLAIKNLNDWAIAFVGEMN
- a CDS encoding 6-carboxytetrahydropterin synthase, producing the protein MIYITRKASFNAAHKLARTDWDDDKNSEVYGKCANPNWHGHNYWLYVTVKGEVNPETGFLVDLKWLKEVMNDYVVDKVDHKNLNLDVDFMKGKLASTENLAIEIWKQLEAPIAESGAVLHCVKIYETENNFVEYFG
- the folE gene encoding GTP cyclohydrolase I FolE — its product is MSNKDVLKGESRDGYVKIDRYNEDKIKAVATHYKDILGQLGENPEREGLLKTPERVAKALQYLTHGYDLKPDEILRSAMFEEDYSQMVVVKDIEVYSMCEHHMLPFFGKAHIAYIPNGHIVGLSKIPRVVDAFARRLQVQERLTNEIRDCIQNTLSPMGVAVVIECRHLCMSMRGVQKQNSVTTTSAFTGTFLSNDKTRSEFLRLITASLD
- the fabD gene encoding ACP S-malonyltransferase, producing the protein MRAYIFPGQGAQFVGMGKDLYENPKAAALFEQANEIIGFRISDIMFSGTDEELKQTNVTQPAIFLHSVILAKVLGDDFKPDMVAGHSLGEFSALVAANALSFEDGLKLVIARANAMQKACEAQPSTMAAILGLADDVVEKICAEIDAVVVPANYNCPGQLVISGSIEGIDLACAKLTEAGAKRALKLNVGGAFHSPLMEPAKIELQAAIEATNIASPICPVYQNVDAKPYTDPTEIKANLIKQLTGAVRWTQTVGNVLADGATEFVEVGPGNVLQGLVKKVSREVQTSSAAIA